In Cryptococcus deuterogattii R265 chromosome 4, complete sequence, a genomic segment contains:
- a CDS encoding 26S proteasome regulatory subunit N12 yields the protein MSLDLQQALAELQDAYDAPASSEQFSTQLAKLKLELAQSGLYFAPPSADPQDLIAARSILEIGAFHSLRQGDLKSYARYNFALQPFYDNLRDIIPPSPNRPVTLGLHLLGLLSENLLTEFHTLLETLKPEELNDSFVRLPVDLERWLMEGSYNKVYRARDRVPRPEFEFLLERLMGTVRGQIASTIESSYPSLPLQHAATLLFFKSGETSSLTDFASARGWSLSPNTQTFSFPRSSKPDIALAAAESNSDVSSATIDKLKGTGVVRGVPMETMVGPALRLAQQLEAIV from the exons ATGTCCCTCGATCTCCAACAAGCACTCGCAGAGCTCCAGGATGCCTACGATGCGCCAGCTTCATCAGAACAATTCTCTACTCAGCTCGCAAAGCTCAAG CTTGAGCTAGCCCAGTCAGGCTTATATtttgctcctccttctgccgACCCCCAGGATCTTATTGCCGCTCGATCCATACTTGAAATTGGCGCGTTTCATTCCCTTCGACAAGGCGACCTCAAGTCCTATGCCCGTTACAACTTTGCTCTCCAACCATTCTACGACAACCTCAGGGATATCATCCCTCCATCTCCGAATAGACCAGTGACCTTGGGGCTTCATCTCTTAGGGCTGCTGAGCGAAAATTTATTGACAGAATTTCACACGTTGCTAGAGACTCTTAAGCCTGAAGAGTTGAATGATTCGTTCGTGAGATTACCAGTGGATCT TGAGAGATGGTTAATGGAAGGATCATATAACAAGGTGTACCGTGCTAGGGATCGTGTCCCGAGACCGGAATTCGAGTTTTTGCTTGAGAGGCTGATGGGCACCGTCCGTGGTCAAATTGCATCCACCATAGAGTCTTCCTACCCCTCTTTACCCCTTCAGCATGCTGCtacccttctcttcttcaaatcgGGCgaaacatcttctctcacaGACTTTGCCTCTGCTAGAGGATGGTCACTTTCACCTAACACACAGACATTCAGCTTTCCTCGATCGAGCAAGCCGGATATCGCCCTTGCCGCAGCCGAAAGTAACAGCGATGTTTCTTCGGCCACAATTGATAAGCTTAAGGGCACTGGTGTTGTCCGAGGAGTGCCGATGGAGACCATGGTGGGGCCTGCGTTGAGGTTGGCTCAACAACTAGAAGCTATCGTGTAA
- a CDS encoding nuclear protein — MDTPASNTEAPPTPSPAPPQIPSASTTATTPAPAPAVASAPIKKQYNKRVNKKKVEGLLAYTTAFVPGTYNVKIPAGDYLQKERNADVARQMSLDRAKREEEELSSKISAAGDGERENPLSKILVIHPGSRNLRLGLASDFYPKEIPNCIARPAEAVQISGARKAPVMGSRVKNLREQHERNKKRKRGEMDEDDGGEEGDVDMGNGDDIGEWVDPVDESIGYLRDYLRNRLVQERLATDWRELTRVKANNSKVKPELLPEHNDPYRIDWTEPEGKPFFIGTDALRLPESAGYTVRYPILHRTLNRRDWASSQTVLDDISTIITSSLSTELSIPPRDYPLFSVLLIVPDHGDRVYIQEMTHLILQVLGFKSIAVQQEAYCAIFGAGMSSACVVDIGAQETSVTCVDEAMLLAETRVKLNYGGDDITSALTHLLLASNFPYRELDLARSQDWLMMDNLKIKLCTLEEHLVANTLWDFYVPRVEGLTQKWMLRTFDENILAPLVFFDTRMIDFDEKNSQGSFRFWNTSDDKVTDEITSAYEEPTSAMKALTTHLLPGASQTSAQGAQKSEAPSNSESTTPAPAPLAASSNASPEKPNASPSTTTLPQTPVPELNLPSTASTPAPAAGSAADAGTPGAAAVAPALLSLPTLASLAPQPTLSNSQIFTASSQSPLDAAIAASLSLCGTENKIRTLSHSILLIGGSSSIKGLPAFISDRLPSLLKQRDVPGNGEVTIVPPPRGLNPRYVSWKGGSVMCNIEGLGDMWIRSDEWEALGVRALKDRYMWF, encoded by the exons ATGGACACGCCAGCATCCAACACAGAGGCGCCCCCCACGCCCTCCCCGGCACCTCCCCAGATACCTTCTGCCTCGACAACTGCAACTACGCCGGCACCTGCACCGGCCGTCGCTTCGGCACCTATAAAAAAGCAGTACAACAAGCGTGTCAACAAG AAAAAAGTAGAAGGCCTTTTGGCATATACCACTGCTTTCGTTCCGGGGACGTATAATGTCAAAATTCCTGCTGGCGATTACCTgcagaaagaaagaaatgcCGATGTCGCTCGACAAATGAGTCTAGACAGGGccaagagagaggaagaagaattatCATCCAAGATTTCAGCAGCTGGCGATGGTGAACGGGAG AatcctctttccaagaTCCTCGTCATTCATCCAGGATCACGCAATCTTCGTTTAGGACTTGCATCTGATTTCTATCCTAAAGAAATACCCAATTGCATAGCGCGGCCTGCAGAAGCAGTACAAATCAGCGGAGCGCGAAAAGCGCCTGTGATGGGGAGCAGAGTTAAGAATTTAAGAGAGCAACATGAGCGAAataagaaaagaaaaaggggcgagatggacgaggacgacggtggcgaggaaggggatgtTGATATGGGTAATGGTGATGATATCGGAGAGTGGGTTGATCCT GTAGATGAGTCAATCGGTTATCTCAGAGATTATCTTCGAAATCGTCTTGTCCAGGAACGCCTTGCTACCGACTGGCGAGAACTCACACGAGTCAAAGCCAACAACTCCAAGGTCAAGCCTGAATTGCTGCCGGAGCACAACGATCCATATCGAATTGACTGGACAGAACCAGAGGGGAAACCTTTTTTTATTGGTACAGACGCGTTGAGACTTCCAGAATCTGCTGGGTACACTGTTCGTTACCCCATCCTTCACCGAACTCTCAACCGTCGAGATTGGGCCTCATCACAAACTGTTCTCGACGATATTTctaccatcatcacctcctCTCTATCCACCGAACTATCCATACCTCCCCGGGAttatcctcttttctctgtTCTTCTCATTGTTCCTGACCATGGCGACAGGGTGTATATCCAGGAGATGACTCATCTTATTCTACAAGTCCTAGGGTTCAAATCTATCGCGGTACAGCAAGAGGCGTATTGTGCTATTTTTGGAGCGGGTATGAGCAGTGCCTGCGTGGTAGACATTGGAGCTCAAGAAACAAGTGTGACTTGTGTGGACGAGGCCATGCTGCTTGCTGAGACTAG AGTAAAATTGAACTACGGAGGAGATGACATTACGTCTGCTTTGACGCACCTCCTTTTAGCCTCAAACTTCCCATATCGTGAACTCGACCTCGCAAGGTCTCAAGATTGGCTCATGATGGATAATCTCAAGATCAAGCTTTGTACATTAGAGGAGCACTTGGTTGCTAATACTTTGTGGGACTTTTATGTGCCCCGGGTCGAGGGCCTGACGCAGAAATGGATGCTTCGGACTTTTGACGAGAATATTCTGGCCCCTCTAGTCTTTTTCGATACACGAATG ATTGACTTTGACGAGAAAAATAGCCAAGGATCATTCAGGTTCTGGAACACGTCTGACGATAAAGTGACCGACGAGATCACTTCCGCATACGAAGAGCCT ACTAGCGCTATGAAAGCCTTAACGacccatctccttcctggCGCCTCCCAGACATCTGCGCAGGGTGCTCAGAAATCCGAAGCTCCTAGCAATTCGGAATCTACCACTCCTGCACCTGCACCACTTGCCGCTAGCTCCAATGCCAGCCCGGAAAAGCCCAACGCATCACCTTCTACCACAACTCTCCCTCAAACTCCTGTGCCGGAGCTCAACCTCCCTTCCACTGCCTCCACACCAGCCCCTGCCGCCGGAAGTGCAGCCGATGCCGGCACTCCAGGTGCAGCTGCAGTTGCGCCTGCTCTATTGTCCCTTCCCACACTTGCAAGTCTCGCGCCTCAGCCCACCCTCTCTAATTCTCAAATTTTCACCGCATCATCTCAGTCACCTCTCGACGCTGCCATTGCTGCTTCATTATCACTCTGTGGTACAGAAAACAAGATTCGCACACTCTCTCATTCTATCCTCTTGATTGGCGGCTCGTCGTCAATCAAGGGTCTACCTGCCTTTATCTCCGACCGCTTACCTTCGTTACTCAAACAACGCGACGTGCCAGGTAACGGTGAAGTAACAATCGTCCCTCCTCCCAGAGGATTAAATCCAAGATATGTCAgttggaagggagggagTGTCATGTGTAATATTGAGGGGTTAGGAGATATGTGGATTAGAAGTGATGAATGGGAAGCGCTGGGTGTGCGAGCGTTGAAAGACAGGTATATGTGGTTTTAA
- a CDS encoding ribosomal RNA methyltransferase Nop2 gives MGRRSKNKQGPPAPLPGSIPEKAESRRQKTKKRAPSAVTNEVASRGKALKGPGASVAGGRKKGVIVGKTGKVIRGPKGKKVDEVDEDSDLDEALQPGEYSSDEEEEVEQPKNKKSKKATKNESEDEEELARGPAKELVFSDSEEEEEDDDNLNDDDEALPKGIHNFDLDAAPPSDDDEEDLEMADEFDMDEDEFGSEEGDEEDSAFASSGDEDADMAEDEDVQAGEDEEDGIQTNLEDDLEETYTLPAVDNGGEEEEHEHGTSLREVENRMRWLVGVVLNKEEKVSKGVPGKSRSDHMLQLQHDIATYFGYNTFLVGKLMKLFAADEALAFFESNESPRPVTIRANTLRTRRRDLAQALINRGVTLEPIGKWSKVGLQVFESPVPIGATPEYLAGHYMLQAASSFLPVIALAPQPNERVLDMASAPGGKTTYISALLQNTGIVFANDSNKARTKSLTANVHRMGCKNVVVCNYDAREFPKVMGGFDRVLLDAPCSGTGVISKDASVKVNKTERDFQLLAHLQKQLILCAIDSVNPNSPTGGYVVYSTCSVTVDENESVVDYALRKRPNVKLVETGLDFGVHGFKSFEGKNFHSSVSLTRRFYPHKHNMDGFFVAKFKVEPRKKLTKAPVAEEDDSPQMIINEEGEIVPEETAKFDAAEDEELIRESKRKALKKKGIKVSMKGGENVNKGKGKAGKA, from the exons ATGGGCCGACGATCCAAGAACAAGCAAGGacctccagctcctctcCCAGGGTCTATTCCGGAGAAGGCTGAAAGCAGACGtcaaaagacaaagaagcGCGCTCCTTCGGCGGTTACCAATGAAGTCGCTAGTCGCGGCAAGGCGCTCAAAGGCCCTGGAGCTTCGGTCGCTGGAGGTAGAAAGAAGGGTGTAATTGTCGGGAAGACTGGGAAGGTGATTAGAGGGCCTAAGGGTAAGAAGGTTGACGAGGTGGATGAAGACAGCGACTTGGACGAAGCTTTGCAGCCCGG AGAGTACTCTagtgacgaggaggaggaggttgaacAGCCGAAAAataaaaagtcaaaaaagGCCACGAAAAATGA GtcagaagacgaggaagaactCGCTAGAGGGCCCGCCAAGGAACTTGTCTTCTCTGATtccgaagaggaggaagaagatgatgacaacTTGaacgacgatgacgaggcTCTCCCCAAGGGCATACACAATTTCGACCTTGATGCTGCGCCTCCTTCcgacgatgacgaagaagacttgGAGATGGCTGATGAATTTGAcatggatgaggatgagtttgggtctgaagagggagatgaggaagattccgcctttgcttcttcaggcgatgaggatgccgacatggcagaagatgaggatgtacAAGCTggcgaggacgaagaagacggaatTCAAACAAATCTTGAGGATGACCTTGAAGAGACCTACACTTTACCGGCTGTCGATaatggtggagaagaggaagaacatgaGCACGGTACCAGTTTGAGAGAAGTGGAGAATaggatgagatggttgGTAGGTGTTGTTTTgaacaaggaagaaaaagtctCGAAGGGCGTTCCCGGCAA ATCCAGATCAGACCACATGCTTCAACTCCAACACGACATTGCTACTTACTTTGGCTACAACACTTTCCTTGTTGGCAAGCTTATGAAGCTTTTCGCTGCTGACGAAGCACTCGCCTTCTTTGAATCCAACGAATCTCCTCGACCTGTCACTATCCGAGCCAACACTCTTCGTACCCGTAGACGTGACCTCGCTCAGGCCCTCATCAACCGAGGTGTCACTCTAGAACCCATTGGTAAATGGTCCAAGGTGGGGTTGCAAGTTTTCGAGTCCCCTGTTCCTATTGGTGCCACACCAGAATACTTGGCTGGTCACTACATGCTTCAGgctgcttcctctttccttcccgtAATCGCACTTGCCCCTCAACCCAATGAACGTGTCCTTGACATGGCTTCCGCTCCCGGCGGTAAGACCACCTACATCTccgcccttcttcaaaacaCAGGTATCGTTTTTGCCAACGACTCCAACAAGGCTCGAACAAAGAGTCTTACTGCAAATGTACACAGAATGGGGTGCAAGAACGTTGTAGTTTGCAATTATGATGCGAGAGAGTTCCCCAAGGTGATGGGAGGGTTCGATAGGGTCCTGCTGGATGCGCCATGTAGTGGAACAGGTGTCATTAGCAAAGATGCTAGTGTCAAGGTCAACAAG ACCGAAAGGGACTTCCAACTTCTCGCTCACCTTCAAAAACAACTAATTCTCTGTGCCATTGACTCTGTCAACCCAAATTCTCCCACAGGCGGTTATGTCGTCTATTCTACTTGTTCTGTAACTGTGGACGAGAATGAGAGTGTCGTAGACTACgcattgaggaagaggccTAATGTCAAGCTCGTCGAAACAGGCTTGGACTTTGGTGTTCATGGTTTCAAAAGCTTTGAAGGCAAGAACTTCCACTCTAGTGTGTCGCTTACCAGACGT TTCTACCCTCATAAACATAATATGGACGGTTTCTTCGTGGCCAAATTCAAGGTCGAACCTCGCAAGAAGCTCACCAAGGCTCCTGTTgccgaagaggatgatagtCCACAAATGATTATCaacgaggaaggagagattgTACCAGAGGAAACAGCCAAATTCGATgcggcggaggatgaggagttGATTAGGgagagcaagaggaaggctttgaagaaaaagggcaTCAAGGTCTCGAtgaagggaggagagaatgtaaataaaggaaaaggaaaggcaGGGAAGGCCTAA
- a CDS encoding RAN protein binding protein, producing MAATQPPVSAPEQSKIKPQDVGWQFVPQYYNFVNSQPHRLHCFYNKRSTFIHGEEGEDVTPAFGQQEIHDRILQIGYNQCKVYIHSMDSQSSADGGIIILVLGELSNNHQSWRKFSQTFFLAEQPGGYFVLNDIFRYLREDVDEDESAPQETIQPQDEPVQPEVAAEKLPEATVITQEPAANPVPEPAPVSAPAEVVADAVPEEAEVAAVPDKDVAPEEEAPAAKEPEATAEPVEETPKPAASVTESVASPALAASTPATKAASPSPAAPKAAAPTANGTPPASAAPAAPPKPMTWASMAASNVWGKTAAASPSATSAPAPAPTAAVPAPGPAQHKKDEKPASTAGTGQGQRRQQTIDPSKVQTAHCFVKLPNWSPDSQSTSEFLTDAELSKIASRFGEVKSTEIVKSKACAFVEFARVESARKAIQHSLPVDQGGEGGTKFPNGTLYFEPRKEKDDRPKAKGQRTGGQQGQGQGQRQVNGGAGGRGGRGPRGRGGQGNQGDRQPQK from the exons ATGGCAGCCACTCAGCCCCCAGTCTCAGCTCCTGAGCAGTCAAAGATTAAGCCTCAAGACGTCGGATGGCAGTTCGTCCCTCAGTACTA CAACTTTGTCAATTCTCAGCCACACCGTCTTCACTGCTTCTACAACAAGCGTTCAACATTTATCCACGGcgaggaaggtgaggatgTGACTCCGGCATTTGGGCAGCAG GAAATTCACGACCGTATACTTCAAATCGGCTACAATCAATGCAAAGTCTACATCCACTCTATGGACTCTCAGTCCTCTGCCGATGGCGGTATCATTATCTTAGTCCTGGGTGAACTCTCCAACAACCACCAGTCCTGGCGGAAGTTCTCCCAAACCTTTTTCCTTGCCGAGCAACCTGGAGGCTACTTTGTGCTCAACGACATCTTCCGATAtttgagagaagatgttgatgaggacgagTCTGCTCCCCAGGAGACTATCCAGCCTCAAGATGAACCTGTTCAGCCAGAGGTTGCGGCTGAGAAGCTTCCCGAAGCGACAGTTATCACTCAGGAACCCGCCGCAAACCCTGTCCCCGAGCCCGCCCCTGTCAGCGCTCCGGCGGAAGTTGTTGCTGACGCTGTCCCCGAGGAGGCCGAGGTTGCTGCTGTGCCTGACAAGGACGTCGCTCCTGAAGAGGAGGCTCCTGCTGCCAAGGAGCCTGAAGCCACTGCTGAGCCTGTTGAGGAGACCCCTAAGCCTGCCGCTTCCGTCACCGAATCTGTTgcttctcctgctctcGCTGCCTCTACTCCTGCCACCAAGGCCgcttctccctcccctgCCGCTCCCAAGGCGGCTGCTCCCACTGCTAACGGTACTCCTCCAGCTTCGGCTGCTCCCGCTGCTCCTCCCAAGCCAATGACTTGGGCGTCCATGGCCGCTTCCAACGTCTGGGGTAAGACAGCTGCGGCAAGTCCGTCTGCCACTTCAGCTCCCGCTCCCGCTCCCACAGCTGCTGTCCCTGCCCCCGGCCCTGCTCAGCACAAGAAGGACGAAAAGCCAGCATCTACTGCTGGTACTGGTCAGGGACAAAGACGTCAGCAGACTATCGACCCTTCCAAGGTTCAGACCGCCCACTGCTTTGTCAAG CTCCCTAACTGGTCTCCTGACTCTCAGAGCACTTCCGAATTCCTTACCGATGCAGAGCTTTCCAAGATTGCTTCTCGATTCGGTGAGGTAAAGTCCACCGAAATCGTCAAGAGCAAGGCCTGCGCCTTTGTCGAGTTTGCTCGAGTGGAGTCTGCCCGAAAGGCCATCCAACACTCTTTGCCTGTCGATCAaggtggtgaaggcggCACTAAATTCCCCAACGGCACTTTGTATTTCGAACCccgaaaggagaaggacgatAGACCCAAGGCCAAGGGGCAGAGGACCGGTGGCCAGCAAGGTCAGGGTCAGGGTCAGAGGCAGGTTAACggtggtgctggtggtCGAGGTGGTAGGGGTCCCAGGGGACGAGGAGGTCAGGGTAATCAGGGTGATAGGCAACCTCAAAAGTAG
- a CDS encoding D-tyrosyl-tRNA(Tyr) deacylase: protein MKAVLQRVINASVTVDGKIISSIGKGLLVLVGIDRYDEPQDATQIIKKILTARLWEDENGVAWKKNVKDIDGEVLCVSQFTLLAGFKGSKPDFHESMSTIPGNAFYSSFLKEIKAAYDPSKIQDGQFGAMMQVSLTNDGPVTILLSSKDKPEKSGTATSTPSATASGISTPLEGKKKNKGKGKLMTEYKVDQQLGEIKNADLLGTSISTQQEISAAEDKIDKLSVNENTSSR from the exons ATGAAGGCAGTTCTTCAGCGGGTGATTAATGCGTCCGTCACAG TGGACGGCAAGATTATTTCATCGATAGGTAAAGGGCTTCTTGTTCTAGTCGGTATCGATCGGT ATGACGAGCCGCAGGACGCTACCCAAATCATCAAAAAAATCCTGACTGCTCGACTATGGGAAGACGAGAACGGCGTAGCCTGGAAAAAGAACGTGAAAGACATCGATGGAGAAGTCCTCTGCG TTTCTCAATTCACACTGCTGGCTGGTTTCAAAGGGTCTAAACCCGATTTTCATGAGTCAATG TCCACAATCCCAGGAAATGCATTTTACAGTTCTTTCTTGAAAGAAATCAAGGCGGCGTATGATCCATCCAAGATTCAAG ATGGCCAATTTGGGGCGATGATGCAGGTATCATTGACCAACGAT GGTCCAGTAActatcctcctctcttcgAAGGACAAACCTGAAAAAAGCGGCACCGCCACTTCCACTCCGTCAGCAACCGCTAGTGGTATTTCAACGCCTTTGGAAggcaaaaagaagaacaagggaaaaggcaaaCTTATGACGGAATACAAAGTTGATCAGCAACTCGGAGAGATAAAGAATGCTGACCTCTTGGGAACCTCTATCTCAACTCAACAAGAGATCAGTGCAGCAGAAGATAAGATTGACAAATTGAGCGTCAATGAAAATACATCATCACGGTAA
- a CDS encoding dTDP-4-dehydrorhamnose reductase, which produces MVAKNVAVTGASGLLGRAVAAYFISQGDQVISLANSRADRDPHYTKLDLMDQEAVKNFFKTNNIDFVVHCAAERRPDVAEADPEKAAKINSAVPAQLAALAREQGFTLIYISTDYVFNGRNPPYEVNDTPDPLQMYGRQKLDGEKAVLAEHEKGAKVTVLRIPILYGRTEYNAESAVNILRDVVEDQSGKTYKMDARQTRFPTNVEDIGRVLYDLAHLEQPLPPILHYASPAPALTKYDMTRIIAKHLNLPIDHVIKDVTVPTGATPRPENTQLSTKALKELGIDVSEKKTFEDWWAEYVKEK; this is translated from the exons ATGGTAGCCAAAAACGTCGCAGTCACTGGTGCCAGTGGTCTTCTTGGACGAGCTGTTGCTGCCTACTTCATCTCCCAGGGTGACCAAGTCATCTCTCTCGCCAATAGCCGAGCAGACAGGGATCCTCACTACACTAAGCTCGACTTGATGGATCAGGAGGCTGTTAAAAATTTCTTCAAAACCAACAATATAGATT TTGTCGTACACT GCGCTGCCGAGCGCCGCCCTGATGTTGCTGAGGCT GATCCCGAGAAAGCTGCAAAG ATTAATTCTGCTGTCCCTGCTCAGCTTGCTGCTCTTGCCAGAGAACAAGGGTTCACTCTCATTTACATTTCCACAGACTATGTCTTCAATGGTCGCAA CCCTCCTTATGAAGTGAATGACACCCCTGATCCTCTTCAAATGTACGGTCGCCAAAAGCTCGACGGTGAAAAAGCTGTCCTCGCTGAGCACGAGAAGGGTGCAAAGGTCACTGTGCTCCGAATCCCTATTTTGTACGGGAGGACAGAATACAATGCTGAATCCGCCGTCAACATCCTTCGAGACGTCGTGGAGGATCAGTCTGGCAAGACCTATAAGATGGATGCCCGACAGACCAGATTCCCTACCAACGTAGAGGACATTGGTCGGGTGCTTTACGATCTGGCTC ACTTGGAGCAGccacttcctcccattTTGCACTATgcttctccagctcctGCCCTTACCAAATATGACATGACAAGAATCATTGCAAAGCATCTTAATCTACCTATTGATCACGTTATCAAGGACGTTACCGTTCCCACCGGTGCCACTCCTCGACCAGAGAACACTCAATTGAGTACAAAGGCCTTGAAGGAGCTGGGTATCGACGTGAGCGAAAAGAAGACCTTTGAAGACTGGTGGGCAGAATATGTCAAGGAAAAGTAG